A single Marinitoga aeolica DNA region contains:
- a CDS encoding CPBP family intramembrane glutamic endopeptidase produces the protein MVNDIESYSFKTKIIIFFHIIAITYVEITSSISYFWAIMFLLYLIAVYIEIKGDKSLKFYFKFNNFTIIFKNKLLLFILIFYLFGIYIKIKNFDFNAFSSIDLMAITWAPIYEEILYRLIVIGFLEIIFKSNKIVCFISAFIFAIVHQQYTLLDGKLFIFIFAIINYYSFKKSKTIYSPMLYHFLNNSFF, from the coding sequence ATGGTAAATGATATAGAAAGTTACTCATTTAAAACAAAAATAATAATATTTTTTCATATTATTGCAATAACCTATGTAGAAATTACTTCCAGTATTTCATATTTTTGGGCTATAATGTTTCTTTTATATCTTATAGCAGTTTATATTGAAATAAAAGGCGATAAATCATTAAAATTCTATTTTAAATTTAATAATTTCACTATTATATTTAAAAATAAATTGCTTTTATTTATATTGATTTTTTATCTTTTTGGAATATATATAAAGATTAAAAATTTTGATTTTAATGCTTTTTCTTCAATAGATTTAATGGCTATAACCTGGGCACCTATATACGAAGAAATATTATATAGATTAATAGTGATAGGTTTTTTGGAAATTATATTTAAAAGTAATAAGATAGTTTGTTTTATTTCAGCATTTATTTTTGCTATTGTTCATCAACAATATACATTGTTAGATGGAAAATTATTTATCTTTATATTTGCAATAATTAATTATTATTCATTTAAAAAATCTAAAACAATATATTCACCTATGCTTTATCATTTTCTCAATAATTCATTTTTTTAA
- the oraE gene encoding D-ornithine 4,5-aminomutase subunit OraE: MKLEPNKKLNVEEILKDLDKYRPKRKGWTWREKLPPKTKIGDFEYYEVSKPLKNFVALPAAHYFKNIDPQPQEVITSEIASGRFEEDIRRMRMAAWHGADHIMVIRTLGQSHMDGLIEGTPEGIGGIPITRKQLRASRKALDLIEEEVGRPINFHSYVSGVAGPEVAVLFAEEGVNGAHQDPQYNVLYRGINMIRSFVDAAVAKKIMASANMLQIDGAHNANASAKFAWKVMPELLVQHAINSLYSVKAGMKKENIALSTVPPIVSPTPEFRLNFVYALTIRELFKDYKFRAQMNTRYIESDLFDATRIHVLDTLISRLTKADIQSTITPDEGRNVPWHINSIRGVETAKHTLIALDGIKEMVQVNWDNVREKVRELKMRAILMLEEIVEMGGYFEAVENGMFVDNGEYPERMGDGIVRKKDGGIGAGTVVPRDKDYMAPVCHHFGYNNLPEGLEKPCDLIGGCTLCNPDKIQYIDELDEEDNVYKRLEKIREYKENNLIKPEVEWSYDGYIQLDMTIPESEEYAEAAALEICKRMGLEDAQVISKTVLHPTEATYVELKAKVPFAIKKDDLVLPKKPEVMSDDELFDFFAKHKVKVVAGTVGNDEHNVGIREILDIKHGGIEKYGIKYEYLGTSVPPEKMIDAAIEFGAQAILASMIVTHNDVHVENMKKLHQLAIEKGVRDKILLIVGGTQLNDDLAKENGMDAGFGRGTKGAHVATFIAKKLKEKMEG; the protein is encoded by the coding sequence ATGAAATTAGAGCCAAACAAAAAATTGAATGTTGAAGAAATATTAAAAGATTTAGATAAATATAGACCAAAAAGAAAAGGATGGACATGGAGAGAAAAATTACCTCCAAAGACAAAAATAGGAGATTTTGAATATTATGAAGTAAGTAAACCATTAAAAAACTTTGTTGCATTACCTGCAGCACATTATTTTAAAAATATAGATCCTCAACCACAAGAAGTCATTACTTCAGAAATTGCTTCTGGTAGATTTGAGGAAGATATAAGAAGAATGAGAATGGCTGCATGGCATGGTGCAGACCATATTATGGTTATTAGAACATTAGGACAAAGTCATATGGACGGTTTAATTGAAGGAACACCAGAAGGTATAGGTGGTATCCCTATAACAAGAAAACAATTAAGAGCTTCAAGAAAGGCTCTTGATTTAATAGAAGAAGAAGTAGGAAGACCTATTAATTTCCATAGTTATGTTTCAGGTGTAGCTGGTCCTGAAGTAGCTGTATTATTTGCTGAAGAAGGTGTAAATGGAGCTCATCAAGATCCTCAATATAACGTGTTATATAGAGGAATTAATATGATTAGATCATTTGTTGATGCTGCTGTAGCAAAAAAGATTATGGCATCAGCAAACATGCTACAAATTGATGGTGCTCATAATGCTAATGCATCAGCTAAATTTGCATGGAAGGTTATGCCAGAATTATTAGTACAACATGCTATTAATTCATTATATTCAGTAAAAGCTGGAATGAAAAAAGAAAATATAGCATTATCTACAGTTCCACCAATAGTTTCACCAACTCCAGAATTTAGATTAAACTTTGTATATGCATTAACAATTAGAGAATTATTCAAAGATTATAAATTCAGAGCTCAAATGAATACAAGATATATTGAATCTGACTTATTTGACGCAACGAGAATACATGTATTGGATACACTAATTTCCAGATTAACAAAAGCAGATATTCAATCAACCATTACTCCAGATGAAGGAAGAAATGTTCCATGGCATATTAATTCTATTAGAGGGGTAGAAACTGCTAAACATACATTAATAGCACTTGATGGAATAAAAGAAATGGTTCAGGTAAATTGGGATAATGTAAGAGAAAAAGTAAGAGAATTAAAAATGAGAGCTATATTAATGCTTGAGGAAATAGTTGAAATGGGAGGATACTTTGAAGCAGTAGAAAATGGAATGTTTGTTGATAATGGAGAATATCCTGAAAGAATGGGCGATGGTATAGTAAGAAAGAAAGATGGCGGCATTGGAGCAGGAACAGTAGTTCCAAGAGATAAGGATTATATGGCTCCAGTTTGTCATCACTTTGGATACAACAATCTTCCAGAAGGTTTAGAAAAACCATGTGATTTAATAGGCGGATGTACATTATGTAACCCAGATAAAATACAATATATCGATGAACTTGACGAAGAAGATAACGTATATAAGAGATTGGAAAAAATTAGAGAATATAAAGAAAATAATTTAATAAAACCCGAAGTGGAATGGAGCTATGATGGATACATTCAATTAGATATGACAATTCCTGAATCTGAGGAATATGCAGAAGCTGCAGCACTTGAAATATGTAAAAGAATGGGACTTGAAGATGCACAGGTTATTTCAAAAACAGTTCTTCATCCAACAGAAGCAACATATGTTGAATTAAAAGCTAAAGTTCCATTTGCAATAAAGAAAGATGATTTGGTATTACCTAAAAAACCTGAAGTTATGTCAGATGATGAATTGTTTGATTTCTTTGCAAAACATAAAGTTAAGGTTGTAGCTGGTACAGTAGGTAATGATGAACATAATGTAGGTATAAGGGAAATATTAGATATTAAACACGGCGGTATAGAAAAATATGGAATTAAATATGAATACCTTGGCACCAGTGTTCCACCAGAAAAAATGATAGATGCTGCAATTGAATTTGGTGCTCAGGCGATACTTGCTTCAATGATTGTTACCCATAACGATGTCCATGTGGAAAATATGAAAAAATTACATCAATTAGCAATAGAAAAAGGTGTAAGGGATAAAATATTGTTAATCGTTGGTGGTACTCAATTAAATGATGATTTAGCAAAAGAAAACGGAATGGACGCAGGATTTGGAAGAGGAACAAAAGGAGCACACGTTGCAACATTTATTGCTAAAAAATTAAAAGAAAAGATGGAAGGATAA
- a CDS encoding ornithine aminomutase subunit alpha: protein MEPRKSDFEERAKHLMNMTDEELDKYFWDLVEKIVDPLIDLASTHTSPSIERSVLLRMGFNSMEAKALVDKFFEKHILGKGAGNIVYTIAKEHNIDYIQAGRDLIAGKYWDDVDRIFVHGGDNK, encoded by the coding sequence ATGGAACCAAGAAAATCAGATTTTGAAGAGAGAGCTAAACATTTGATGAATATGACAGATGAAGAATTAGATAAATATTTCTGGGATTTAGTTGAAAAGATTGTAGATCCTTTGATTGATTTAGCTTCCACACATACATCCCCATCAATTGAAAGATCTGTTTTACTTAGGATGGGATTCAACAGTATGGAAGCTAAAGCATTAGTTGATAAATTCTTTGAAAAACATATATTAGGAAAAGGTGCAGGTAATATTGTATATACTATAGCTAAAGAACATAATATAGATTATATACAAGCAGGAAGAGATTTAATTGCAGGAAAATATTGGGATGATGTGGATAGAATTTTTGTTCACGGAGGCGATAACAAATGA